Proteins encoded within one genomic window of Pongo pygmaeus isolate AG05252 chromosome 6, NHGRI_mPonPyg2-v2.0_pri, whole genome shotgun sequence:
- the LOC129040122 gene encoding zinc finger protein LOC728743 homolog isoform X2 codes for MTELASSGGGSPAGDGEEGLGDERGLVIHHPAEEQPYRCPLCGQTFSQQPSLVRHQKAHAGVGRAAAFVCPECGKAFSVKHNLEVHQRTHTGERPFPCPECGRCFSLKQNLLTHQRIHSGEKPHQCAQCGRCFREPRFLLNHQRTHARMPAPHPRRPGVFGERRPYFCPRCGKSFAREGSLKTHQRSHGHGPEGQAAHLGRVL; via the coding sequence ATGACCGAGCTGGCGTCCTCCGGGGGCGGGTCCCCTGCAGGGGACGGGGAGGAGGGTCTGGGGGACGAGCGAGGCCTGGTCATCCACCACCCTGCGGAGGAGCAGCCCTACCGCTGCCCGCTGTGCGGCCAGACCTTCTCGCAGCAGCCCAGCCTGGTGCGGCACCAGAAGGCGCACGCCGGAGTGGGCCGCGCGGCTGCCTTCGTGTGTCCCGAGTGCGGCAAGGCCTTCAGCGTCAAGCACAACCTCGAGGTGCACCAGCGCACGCACACCGGGGAGCGGCCCTTCCCCTGCCCCGAGTGCGGCCGCTGCTTCAGCCTCAAGCAGAACCTGCTCACGCACCAGCGCATCCACAGCGGCGAGAAGCCGCACCAGTGCGCGCAGTGCGGCCGCTGCTTCCGCGAGCCGCGCTTCCTGCTCAACCACCAGCGCACCCACGCGCGCATGCCCGCGCCGCACCCGCGCCGCCCCGGCGTCTTCGGGGAGCGGCGGCCCTACTTCTGCCCCCGCTGCGGCAAGAGCTTCGCGCGCGAGGGCTCGCTCAAGACCCATCAGCGCAGCCATGGCCACGGGCCCGAGGGCCAGGCGGCCCACTTAGGACGCGTGCTATGA
- the LOC129040122 gene encoding zinc finger protein LOC728743 homolog isoform X1 has protein sequence MVAAPARAGAALAAPFSASRAAGELDLPASRGCCAAATTPATAALQRRRKAREAAPCESARGRAGAAAGGYRIYRGQSRTLGGGSLRARYRICRVPRRSFPGVGAPRLNYGLVIAAGSAHDRAGVLRGRVPCRGRGGGSGGRARPGHPPPCGGAALPLPAVRPDLLAAAQPGAAPEGARRSGPRGCLRVSRVRQGLQRQAQPRGAPAHAHRGAALPLPRVRPLLQPQAEPAHAPAHPQRREAAPVRAVRPLLPRAALPAQPPAHPRAHARAAPAPPRRLRGAAALLLPPLRQELRARGLAQDPSAQPWPRARGPGGPLRTRAMMRPGPAADGCFPPRTCVPDPWRWPWAEAPSLDGIPGEEQRWLGLLKVWAAARFRPPACVPPSGPSGWLRTAALGSCHGSPSLAHSA, from the exons ATGGTTGCCGCTCCGGCCCGGGCGGGCGCAGCGCTGGCAGCCCCGTTTTCCGCCAGCCGGGCTGCCGGAGAGTTAGACCTCCCAGCCTCACGGGGCTGCTGTGCGGCTGCGACGACGCCGGCGACTGCGGCGCTGCAGCGGAGACGGAAGGCTCGGGAGGCGGCGCCATGTGAGTCCGCGCGGGGCCGCGCTGGGGCCGCGGCGGGAGGTTACCGTATTTACCGAGGCCAGAGCCGGACCCTCGGGGGCGGGTCACTGCGGGCGCGCTACCGTATTTGCCGGGTCCCGCGCAGGTCCTTTCCGGGAGTGGGAGCGCCGCGACTTAATTAC GGACTGGTGATTGCAGCTGGAAGTGCCCATGACCGAGCTGGCGTCCTCCGGGGGCGGGTCCCCTGCAGGGGACGGGGAGGAGGGTCTGGGGGACGAGCGAGGCCTGGTCATCCACCACCCTGCGGAGGAGCAGCCCTACCGCTGCCCGCTGTGCGGCCAGACCTTCTCGCAGCAGCCCAGCCTGGTGCGGCACCAGAAGGCGCACGCCGGAGTGGGCCGCGCGGCTGCCTTCGTGTGTCCCGAGTGCGGCAAGGCCTTCAGCGTCAAGCACAACCTCGAGGTGCACCAGCGCACGCACACCGGGGAGCGGCCCTTCCCCTGCCCCGAGTGCGGCCGCTGCTTCAGCCTCAAGCAGAACCTGCTCACGCACCAGCGCATCCACAGCGGCGAGAAGCCGCACCAGTGCGCGCAGTGCGGCCGCTGCTTCCGCGAGCCGCGCTTCCTGCTCAACCACCAGCGCACCCACGCGCGCATGCCCGCGCCGCACCCGCGCCGCCCCGGCGTCTTCGGGGAGCGGCGGCCCTACTTCTGCCCCCGCTGCGGCAAGAGCTTCGCGCGCGAGGGCTCGCTCAAGACCCATCAGCGCAGCCATGGCCACGGGCCCGAGGGCCAGGCGGCCCACTTAGGACGCGTGCTATGATGCGCCCGGGGCCTGCTGCCGACGGCTGCTTCCCGCCCCGCACGTGCGTCCCCGACCCCTGGAGATGGCCCTGGGCTGAAGCTCCCTCTCTGGATGGGATCCCGGGAGAGGAGCAGCGCTGGCTTGGGCTCTTGAAGGTGTGGGCCGCAGCGAGGTTCCGGCCGCCCGCTTGTGTTCCTCCCTCGGGACCGTCTGGCTGGCTGCGCACAGCTGCTTTGGGCTCCTGCCATGGTTCTCCTTCTCTGGCCCATTCGGCCTAG